cagcctaatttttaaaacttaatgAACGATTATAATTATGATCTAAATAGTGCTtttatcgattttttttatttatttcagtgCCAATAGTTGATAGAAGGAGTCGATTTACATTTTTGGCTCATatgtgtatattatatgtgtgatCCGTGTGTTTCGTAAAAAAATTAGAGAATGAactggttttttttaaaaatattaaaataaaagttattaattttgaagttgaaattgtAGGAAAGATGAGAAAAATGTGGTATATATATAGTTGGATGTTTAGAAAGTATTTTAggaatcataaaaaaaaagtttttacCATTGTCGCGCCTATGACCCAGACCCTTTTTTGTGCGACTGTACAATGAGCCCTTGTAGCAATTATTTTGTATTTGTACCCGCTTTGTGACAATTGTTAATCCAAGTTGCTACAAGATCCTTTAAACTTTCATTTTTATCTTACGTGGGACATTGATGTCACAATCACCGCGATTTGATGGGAATCGTGTTTATTAACAATCACGCACATAAATTATCCCAAAGTATGGAATATAACACgtcaataaaatttaaaatattatgaaccgacatgataaaaaaaagaaatttccAGCTATTTCAAAGGAATTAACTAAAGCTGAttgataaaatttatttataaataattgaaTAAATCTAATATGGCATGCCATTTTCAATTTGTATCTTGGTACCCAAAGTAAGAAGGGGGAAAAGGAACAATAAAAAATACTTAAGCATtctataataaaattttataattttatttttccaatgTTCTCTTTTTACCTTTacgagtagatctcttgtgagacggtctcatgaatctttatctgtgagacgagtcaatcctaccgatattcacaatcaaaattaatactcttagtataaaaagtaataatttttcatagatgacccaaataaaagatccgtctcacaaaatacgaaccGTGTGACCGTCTCACTCAATTTTTTGCCTTACTTTTAAGCTAACATCAACGGTTTCTTCATGCATCCAAATCAACGACAACCAGCATGAAAAAACCCTCGACGCCATACAAGCAATATTTTCTCCAACACCACATGAAATATGTTTTGCTCATTATagcataataaatttaaatttatccaAAAATACGTGGTTTACTCATAAATGGCCACTCTTATTCCAAGGCATAATTTTCTCTATTATCCACTTAATTAATTTCACACCCATAATTAATTTCTATTTCGTCAGGAGTTAAGCTGTCTGTCTCTCTTGTTCTATAAAAAATCACTTATCCAAATCCCAATATCCCAACAGAAATATACATTTAATGCACCGCAAATCTTTTCTGATTCATCCTGATCCATTTGCTGATCATCCCATCCTCGCTTTCTATATATTGGAAGGATCAGAAGATAATTCCTTACGTTTCTTTTTtacaaaattttcttgaatatggACAAAGAACTGTGTTGTTTCTTTGTGTTGATTTTGGGTTTTGCACTTGGAAATGTGTGCAAAGGTGGTGAAGAGATAGGGGTTTATGAGTTGGAAAAAGGTGATTTTTCAGTGAAGATCACCAACTACGGTGCCACTGTTCTATCTGTTATCGTGCCTGATCGGAATGGTGAGtaaaattttttcatattttacaTGGAAGAATGCTTTGTATGGTTTCgttcaaaaatatttcttgGTTTGATGTACAATTTGTGGGATTTTCTTGTTTTCAGGGAAACTTGACGATGTTGTTCTGGGATTTGATTCTGTTGATGGATACAAGGTTAGTGTATATATCATGTATTTCATGTGTAGACCGACCACCTAGGAATTGAAAAAAACCTCGTCCAGCTCCAAAAAAAACCCTGAAATCTGACTTAAATATTCATAATATAAAAAGATCAAATGCTATCTTTGATACCATctaattgactctcgaaagattCAATTAATTTTAGAATATCTCCAATCGAACAACCCTGTGCTAGTTCTTGCACCAGATAGGAGATTTGGCTAGTGGCTACAGTTCTATGCCAGAAACTAATTACAATGCTAAATAATGAtgttttttttacatttttattatttaagatAAGATAAGATATTTGAAACTGGATTGATTTTCTTCATAAATttagtaaaatatataaattaattattaaatttgtaaaaaaaaattagtagaatGTACTTGTTGTAAAACAAAATTTTCCAGTGCAAAAGCTACATgaactaaaataattaataactaaGTTATTTGAGCCCTTTTATTTTCTGATgtgaataattatttaggaaAAAACTTTTTTATCTTCTGATTTTTCTTGGCTGTGATATTTGttcttgatgattatgaaattTTGCGTTTTACAGAATGATTCAACTTACTTTGGGGCTCTTGTTGGCCGTGTGGCTAACCGGATCGGAGGTGCTCAATTCACTTTAGATGGTAAACTCTACCAATTGCCTGCTAATGATCATGGAAACACACTCCATGGTAAGATAATTTCAGattcaaataccaaaaaaaaGAATCATtaatcattcatatattatgcCTCCCTCGAAAAGGGTATATAATATTTCACGATTcgaatgatatatatgtatgtgtatgTATAGGTGGGACTAGAGGATTTAGCGACGTTGTGTGGACGGTGACCGAGCATGTGAAACATAGCCACATTACTCTTACCTATGATAGCCAGGATGATGAACAAGGTAGCAATGCATCAGTACTATCGgttataatttattttctatGCATCATGGTGAATATTCTCGTCTTAGTCTGGTAATCTTTTCTTATTTCCAATGTGACAACAGGATTCCCCGGAGATCTCTCCGTGATGGTGACCTACATGCTCATAGGAAGAAACAAGCTGGGTATAAAGATGCAAGCCAAGCCCCTAAACAAAGCTACACCAGTCAATCTCGCCTCCCACACGTACTGGAATCTCGCGGGCCATGGCAGCGGCGACATACTTTCACACACCATCAAGCTCTATGCCTCCAGCATAACCCCCGTGGACGAAAAACTTATTCCCACAGGTAAAATCTCTCCTGTCAAAGACACGCCCTACGACTTTCTGGAACCCCGGACGATCGGTAGCAAGTTCAGTCAGCTGCCAGATGGGTATGACATCAACTACGTTCTTGACGTTACCGGTGGAGGGAAGCATTTCACGAAGGCGGCCATGGTTTACGCCGGAAAATCAGGGAGGAAAATGGAGCTGTGGACCGATAAGCCCGGAGTTCAGTTTTATACTAGCAACATGCTGCCGGAAACAGTGGGCAAAAATGGTGCGGTGTACAAGAAATATGCGGCGTTTTGCCTGGAGACTCAAGGGTTCCCTGATTCTGTGAATCATCCGAATTTCCCTTCGCAGATTGTGAATCCAGGGGAGAAGTACAGACATGTTATGGTGTATAGGTTTACTGCACATTAGATAGAAATTTTGAGTCATGGGACTCTGTTTTATGTTCATTTTGTTTTTCTAGCTTGAGAATGGTATTgttttttattagaaatttgTATTGAAGACTCCTATTTTcggttaaaaaaataaagagagaTTTCGTTTATGTTTGATTGAAAATACAAGAGCTGTATTGAGTACCAACTTCTTGCAAGTGTTATCAGTAAACGTATAATGCTGCAAAACATCGAACTCGGTCAAGCGAATTCAATTCAACCATCATCATCAAATATCAACCAGCATCGTCCACAATTATATAACCACCATCAAATTAACAAAACCAACGCATTCAGGCTGCAGCTAACACAAACTGAGTTGATTTCAGTCACTGTTCAAAGATGAAGAGAGCTAAATCCATGGAAATAACTCGTCCGTTGAAACCGTCTAAGCTGCTGTCTTCTTGAAATCAATTTTGTCAACCTTCACCTCTCCATCGATAAGCTCATAAACATACACGACAACACGTAGACCATCAATATCCATGAGAACAAAGCTCGGGTTCACATCATAAGTGATGCTGCTGAAGGCGCCAGTAGCAGATCCTGGATTTATAACCACTCCTGCCTCATGCTTGTAAGCTGTGAACTGGTGTGTGTGCCCGGTTACAAGGATGTCAACATCCAGTTGTCTTTGGAGCATAGCCAATGAGTCGAGGTCCCCCCATGGAATAACCTTCAACAGAATTTGCATGAGAAATAAGCGGAAATCTTTCAACAGTAGACCCTGCTTTAGAATGTTTCTGTTTTATGACTCCGATAAGAAAAAATCAGAATCAAGGATTTTGTACCctcttcttttttaaaaaaaaccgatGTTGATATTCAATAGTTTTTAAATCAAGGATATCATGCTAAAAAATTTGACTCAGTTTTAGCCTTAACGTATGAAGCCGGTGAAAAGCAAAGAGATTAGCGGTACTCTTAGTATGAAAGAGCAATCATCAATTTCTGTAGGTCTATAATCTTTGAGCGAAGTGGAGCATATAACATCAGAATAAAGGAACCACACCTGATGACCATGGCATACACCAAGCTTAAATTGACCAATGGTCAAGGTTTTATTCTCAGGATAACGTGGCTCCTCGTCATAATCTCCTCGAGTGATGTGCAAGTCTGGACAAACAGTTTTTAAGTAGTCATGAACCTCCTGCAAAAACAGTTATATACTGTGAAAGTTACCCAAGTTCAGTGCAGATTACACAGATACAAACGATAAGAAAAAACTGGTGAAATATGAAACTCTAAAAACAGACCAGCTTAATATCCTGAGTCTGCACGAGTGCTGATAATGCTCAACTGTGTCATATATACTACTAACTCAACTCTCTCTTTTCGTATGAAATGTTTTCCTTGCTTTTCTTGGGAGACAAAAAATGGTACCATATACAATAGGTTTTCAAGTTTTATTAATCCTAGACTCCAAGACGTAAGAAAAGTTAATTGCATCAAATTATGAACAAGTCACATTTGCTTCCAACGAGTAACATGTAATTCAACATAATTAACAGCCGATATTAGATCTCTCATCAAAGGGAAAAAGGATGAAACTTATTCTCATGTAACCCATAATTGTTTTTTTCTATGTTGTTGCACAAGGCGAAGCGCATTTTAAGCAAATGAAACTGCTAATCAAACCAAATCACACTCCCCCCACCCCACCCGCCCACCCAaaccagaaaaaaaaaaagacgagCATATATATCTTAGTTACACTTGTGCTCAGATGACATTCTCAATCTTTTAGAGTATTAAGAGCACAAGTGACTTGCAAATTCTACCATTCGTCTTATTTATGAGCCTTTCCATTTAATATTTTCCCATTCTCAATGTTCTCCTGAAAGCAGAGTACATTCTTTGAACAGCCCATCATTGGCAAAACAGTCATACCATCATCCTATTTATTACTTGCCcattgagaaaaataaatttctagGAACAAAAAGGCCAAAAGTAGCAATTTAAAAGAATATTGACACCAAATCTGAGAACTTCAACCACACCTAAATGTAATTTAAAACCAcataaaaattgtttataaGCAATAACTTCTGGTTCACAATATACTAATATACAAATCTCGGTTATATACACAAAATGCTAACTATTTCCTCATAACAGAACAGGCTTTACTTTCAGTTCGACATTTTTATTTGTCAATTCTAGCATTATAGATTCCATACAAAATTATCAAGTTACTTTGAAAAGCCGTACCAAAGAACACTAGTTCAAACATTTACCTACAACAGTATAAAGACACATAAACTAAGCATAGATCACAATGAATCAAGAAAACTAATCAATTCATAGCAGATATACTTACTTTGCTACATAAGTTGCCCGTGCAAATTACATGTTGGATCTTTCCTGGAACAAGCATGGATTTGAACTTTGCAGGCAGATCAAGCGCCCTGTGTGGTATGTGCAAATCACCCAATGCTAGTACAAGGACCATCTCTAACTCCTTGAATTATCAAACTCTGCCTTATTCCTCCAAAAAAAATTGCACAGCACAGAATCTGAGAAACGCCCAAAAACCAAAGCAGATGCTTGATACAAAGAAAAGAAGTTAACTTTCCACGTACTACAAACAACCCACATCCCCCTTTCGAAAGACGTCCCGTACCGTCCCGTCCCGTCCCGATTCCCATTTCCAAACACACATTTCTTAACGAATCACACGTCATTTCAATTGGCAAGTGCAATTCACATATGCACGTAAACAGAAGATCCAAACCGACCAAACATGCATAAATTACGAGTAGATTAACAGGATCGATCTTGGTAATTGATTCAAAGCATAACTCAGAATCTGAACTGCCCCagagaaaaataaaacataGCCACCAGAACAATATTATGCAACAAAAAATCACGCATTCTAATCTTCCAGACATCTGATGATCAGCATTCAAGAATAGCTCAGATAACCAAAAAATAACCCAAATTCTGAAATTCCCACATGAAGCACTAACAGTTTCcgaaaaattcaagaaaatcaAGGATTTTCTAAGCTATTAAATTGCTTCTTGTAGACGCGATCAAACCTGAAATTATCTTTTTCGTATTACATGAGACTTGAACACGCGGAGATGCTCTTGAGCAGAGTGACGCGATCTaatgtataaaatatatataataataacaaaaaattattgCTTAGGCTAATgaacataataaacataactAAATTCGACTTTATATTAGCTAATGGGCTCGGCCCATTATCTCTGTTCTACCCGCATGGAAGGCGCGCAACGGTCATATTTTCTGCCAGTTGGAAAATCTTACAAAACAATCCCGA
This window of the Primulina tabacum isolate GXHZ01 chromosome 12, ASM2559414v2, whole genome shotgun sequence genome carries:
- the LOC142520670 gene encoding vacuolar protein sorting-associated protein 29-like gives rise to the protein MVLVLALGDLHIPHRALDLPAKFKSMLVPGKIQHVICTGNLCSKEVHDYLKTVCPDLHITRGDYDEEPRYPENKTLTIGQFKLGVCHGHQVIPWGDLDSLAMLQRQLDVDILVTGHTHQFTAYKHEAGVVINPGSATGAFSSITYDVNPSFVLMDIDGLRVVVYVYELIDGEVKVDKIDFKKTAA
- the LOC142520669 gene encoding uncharacterized protein LOC142520669 yields the protein MDKELCCFFVLILGFALGNVCKGGEEIGVYELEKGDFSVKITNYGATVLSVIVPDRNGKLDDVVLGFDSVDGYKNDSTYFGALVGRVANRIGGAQFTLDGKLYQLPANDHGNTLHGGTRGFSDVVWTVTEHVKHSHITLTYDSQDDEQGFPGDLSVMVTYMLIGRNKLGIKMQAKPLNKATPVNLASHTYWNLAGHGSGDILSHTIKLYASSITPVDEKLIPTGKISPVKDTPYDFLEPRTIGSKFSQLPDGYDINYVLDVTGGGKHFTKAAMVYAGKSGRKMELWTDKPGVQFYTSNMLPETVGKNGAVYKKYAAFCLETQGFPDSVNHPNFPSQIVNPGEKYRHVMVYRFTAH